A genomic window from Brevibacillus agri includes:
- the safA gene encoding LysM peptidoglycan-binding domain-containing protein: MRIHIVQKGESMWKIAKKYGVDYKELLRLNSQIKTPDTLYPGARIKIPAKRVPVRPQPRTTPHPMSEAAPYVKERPITEPESEEVPLQIERRPIEPEEQEEEVRIESESKPRVSPEIPFTPPAKERPPASPTPSVSPETIRPTPTPAPLPERVVPPKPPGPNINLEPQRPPVPTTPARPVVPPVQPTQVSPYIYQPPSPPNIAMPNVPPLPPTQIRPLQPQTPPAIQCPPCPPVQTQPNIPPGQVRPFSPMPPTQVRPLQPMPPQQVRPMPMPPRPPQQQVHPLPPAPKFRPCPPVRPCPPCAAPRMPMPQQPGRQLVSPEQMGPGPWQRPFPGPGPGQPMFPYRPFVSPWQMMPPFPGMIPFGMPPIRPMPLPMPLYPLQPLHPPMPMPYPPSPPRQPRAKLPVCPEPVESSSSCECSSASPEYRKRRRVRSSRGPQPFHNNMMFPPTQCVASMPEQGAWPNWGDGLDESSSY, translated from the coding sequence TTGAGGATTCACATCGTACAAAAAGGCGAGAGCATGTGGAAGATCGCCAAAAAATACGGCGTCGATTACAAGGAACTGCTGCGCTTAAACAGCCAGATCAAAACTCCCGACACGCTCTATCCCGGAGCGAGAATCAAAATTCCGGCAAAGCGCGTTCCTGTCAGACCACAGCCACGAACAACGCCTCACCCGATGAGCGAGGCGGCTCCATATGTAAAAGAACGGCCGATTACCGAGCCTGAGTCGGAGGAAGTTCCGCTGCAGATTGAGCGGCGTCCGATCGAGCCGGAAGAACAAGAGGAAGAGGTGCGGATTGAATCGGAATCCAAGCCAAGAGTGAGTCCGGAGATTCCGTTTACGCCGCCAGCGAAGGAAAGGCCACCGGCTTCGCCAACCCCGTCTGTGTCGCCAGAGACGATCCGGCCAACGCCAACGCCTGCACCGCTGCCGGAGAGGGTCGTTCCGCCAAAGCCACCCGGACCGAACATCAACCTAGAGCCGCAGAGGCCGCCAGTGCCGACGACGCCAGCCCGGCCTGTCGTTCCGCCCGTGCAGCCAACGCAAGTAAGCCCGTATATTTACCAGCCTCCCAGCCCGCCGAACATCGCGATGCCGAACGTACCGCCGCTGCCGCCTACACAGATCAGGCCGCTTCAGCCGCAGACACCGCCTGCGATCCAGTGTCCGCCATGCCCGCCTGTTCAGACTCAGCCAAACATCCCACCAGGCCAGGTGAGGCCGTTTTCGCCGATGCCTCCGACACAGGTGCGCCCTCTGCAGCCAATGCCGCCACAGCAGGTACGCCCGATGCCGATGCCACCGAGACCGCCGCAGCAGCAAGTGCACCCGCTGCCGCCTGCGCCAAAGTTTCGGCCATGCCCGCCTGTGCGACCTTGCCCGCCGTGCGCGGCTCCGAGAATGCCTATGCCGCAGCAGCCGGGAAGACAACTGGTCAGTCCGGAGCAGATGGGGCCAGGGCCATGGCAAAGGCCGTTCCCAGGTCCAGGCCCGGGACAGCCGATGTTTCCCTACAGGCCGTTTGTCAGCCCGTGGCAGATGATGCCGCCATTCCCGGGGATGATCCCGTTCGGAATGCCGCCGATACGTCCGATGCCGCTTCCAATGCCGCTGTATCCGCTGCAACCGCTGCATCCGCCCATGCCTATGCCATATCCACCGTCTCCGCCTAGACAGCCTCGCGCGAAGCTGCCTGTTTGCCCAGAACCAGTGGAGTCATCGTCATCATGTGAGTGTTCCTCGGCCAGCCCGGAGTACAGAAAGCGCAGACGCGTGAGAAGCAGCCGTGGCCCGCAGCCGTTTCACAACAACATGATGTTCCCGCCTACCCAGTGCGTCGCCTCCATGCCAGAGCAAGGCGCATGGCCAAACTGGGGAGACGGGCTCGATGAATCCTCTTCGTACTGA
- the pheA gene encoding prephenate dehydratase, with product MEKKLAFLGPRGTFTEEAARSLTQDQPISLVPYPSIIDVLNAVSNKEVAFGVVPMENSIEGTVNSTLDWLIHEVDLPIMAELALPITQNLLVAKREQPLPLSAITKVLSHPQAIAQSHNFLRENLPHAQIEYVNSTALAAKTVSEHPEEPWAAVGTRLNVEIYPLEFAREQIQDYSNNYTRFVLVGQEPLALPASAREKTTILVTLPEDFPGALYQVLAAFAWRKVNLSRIESRPTKKALGSYYFVIDIEQKMDDVLLPGAFAEIEAIGCQVRQLGTYPFYMQKANF from the coding sequence ATGGAGAAGAAACTCGCTTTTCTCGGACCTCGCGGAACGTTCACGGAAGAGGCGGCCCGGTCTTTGACGCAAGACCAGCCGATCTCGCTCGTTCCGTACCCGAGCATTATTGATGTGCTGAACGCCGTTTCCAACAAGGAAGTGGCATTCGGGGTTGTGCCGATGGAAAATTCCATCGAAGGAACCGTCAACTCCACCCTGGATTGGCTCATTCACGAAGTCGACTTGCCGATTATGGCCGAGCTGGCGCTGCCGATTACGCAAAACTTGCTGGTGGCAAAAAGGGAGCAGCCGCTGCCTTTGTCTGCGATTACGAAAGTTTTGTCGCATCCGCAGGCGATCGCGCAAAGCCACAACTTTTTGCGCGAAAACTTGCCGCACGCCCAGATCGAGTACGTGAACAGCACGGCGCTGGCAGCGAAAACCGTGAGCGAGCATCCCGAAGAGCCGTGGGCTGCTGTCGGCACCAGGCTGAATGTGGAGATTTATCCGCTGGAATTCGCACGCGAGCAAATTCAAGATTATTCGAATAACTACACCCGCTTTGTGCTCGTCGGCCAGGAACCGCTTGCGCTGCCGGCGTCTGCGCGCGAAAAGACGACGATTCTCGTCACGCTGCCGGAAGATTTCCCGGGGGCGCTGTACCAGGTGCTGGCGGCGTTTGCCTGGAGAAAAGTCAACTTGTCGCGGATTGAATCCCGCCCGACGAAAAAAGCATTGGGAAGCTACTATTTTGTCATTGATATCGAGCAAAAAATGGATGATGTCCTGCTGCCGGGAGCCTTTGCCGAGATTGAAGCGATCGGCTGTCAGGTGCGCCAGCTTGGAACGTATCCGTTTTATATGCAAAAAGCCAATTTTTAG
- the thrB gene encoding homoserine kinase, giving the protein MSEQRVKVTIPASTANLGPGFDALGMAFQLYSVVEMEVSEQTTVELVGKELEGTPADKSNLLYQVAAGLFAEAGLAVPELAIRASSDAPLTRGLGSSAAAIVGALVAANQLAGEPFTREELFARATAMEGHPDNVGASMFGGIIVATMPEKAGEPVPYVRFAPPAGLQTLVVIPDFMLETQKARNVLPQVYSKEDVVYNVGHSSLLVAALAQGRLDLMGRAMSDRLHQPYRAKLVPGLNEILDKATEHGAVGAALSGAGPTILCFFSTAEEEGRLRAFVDSVMKGHGITYRVMILQPDENGVQVEIHQR; this is encoded by the coding sequence ATGAGCGAGCAGCGCGTAAAAGTAACGATTCCCGCAAGCACAGCCAATCTGGGGCCGGGCTTCGATGCTTTGGGAATGGCTTTTCAACTGTATTCGGTAGTGGAAATGGAAGTAAGCGAGCAGACAACCGTCGAGCTGGTTGGAAAAGAGCTGGAAGGGACGCCAGCAGACAAAAGCAATCTGTTGTATCAAGTAGCCGCGGGCTTGTTTGCAGAAGCCGGGCTGGCAGTTCCGGAGCTGGCGATACGGGCTTCGAGCGACGCTCCCTTGACGCGCGGGCTGGGCAGCAGTGCCGCGGCGATTGTCGGCGCGCTGGTGGCGGCGAATCAGCTTGCCGGGGAGCCATTTACCCGCGAAGAGCTGTTCGCACGGGCAACAGCGATGGAGGGACACCCCGACAATGTGGGAGCCTCGATGTTTGGCGGCATCATCGTGGCGACCATGCCGGAAAAAGCGGGGGAGCCCGTCCCGTATGTTCGCTTCGCCCCTCCCGCCGGGTTGCAAACGCTCGTCGTCATCCCGGATTTCATGCTGGAGACGCAAAAGGCGCGCAACGTTTTGCCGCAGGTGTACAGCAAGGAAGATGTTGTATATAATGTGGGACATAGCAGTTTGCTCGTTGCCGCATTGGCACAAGGCAGACTCGACCTGATGGGACGGGCTATGTCAGATCGGCTGCACCAGCCGTATCGCGCTAAACTTGTACCTGGCTTGAACGAAATCCTGGACAAAGCGACTGAGCACGGTGCCGTAGGCGCTGCCTTGAGCGGCGCGGGTCCGACGATTCTTTGCTTCTTTTCTACCGCAGAAGAGGAGGGACGACTGCGCGCATTCGTGGACAGCGTGATGAAAGGGCACGGCATTACTTACCGTGTCATGATTTTGCAGCCGGACGAAAATGGCGTACAAGTAGAAATCCATCAGAGATAG
- the thrC gene encoding threonine synthase encodes MSSDRQSGIIARYREFLPVTDKTPLISLHEGNTPLIHAPNLSKQLGVELYVKYEGLNPTGSFKDRGMVMAVAKAVEEGSKTIMCASTGNTSAAAAAYAARSGLRCIVLIPSGNIALGKLAQAIAYGAEVIAIDGNFDEALNIVREITAKEPITLVNSVNPYRIEGQKTGAFEVCDALADAPDILAIPVGNAGNITAYWKGFKEYKKAGKSSRLPHMYGFQAAGAAPLVLGQPVPNPETIATAIRIGNPASKDGALNAIAESNGLVDSVTDEEIMQAYQLLAKNEGVFCEPASAASLAGIIKLHQAGKLPQGVKVACVLTGNGLKDPNIALKLVGEEPRSVPATHEAVMQLVRQSESEVVS; translated from the coding sequence ATGAGTTCGGATCGACAATCTGGCATCATCGCACGCTATCGGGAGTTTCTTCCGGTTACGGACAAGACACCGCTCATCAGCCTGCACGAAGGAAATACACCGTTGATTCACGCGCCAAACCTGTCCAAACAGCTCGGCGTCGAGCTGTACGTGAAGTACGAGGGGCTGAACCCGACAGGCTCGTTCAAGGACAGGGGCATGGTGATGGCTGTCGCCAAGGCAGTAGAGGAAGGCAGCAAAACGATCATGTGCGCTTCCACCGGCAACACGTCGGCTGCTGCCGCTGCTTACGCCGCGCGCTCCGGCTTGCGCTGCATCGTGTTGATTCCGAGCGGCAACATCGCCCTCGGCAAGCTGGCGCAAGCGATCGCGTATGGCGCGGAAGTGATCGCCATCGACGGCAACTTCGACGAGGCGCTGAACATCGTGCGCGAAATTACGGCGAAAGAGCCGATTACGCTCGTCAATTCCGTCAACCCGTACCGGATCGAAGGGCAAAAGACAGGAGCGTTCGAAGTGTGCGACGCCTTGGCTGACGCACCGGACATTTTGGCGATTCCCGTGGGCAACGCCGGAAACATCACCGCCTACTGGAAAGGCTTCAAAGAGTACAAGAAAGCGGGCAAATCCAGCCGCTTGCCGCACATGTACGGCTTCCAGGCAGCGGGAGCGGCGCCTCTCGTGCTCGGACAGCCTGTACCCAATCCGGAGACGATCGCAACAGCAATCCGCATCGGCAACCCTGCGAGCAAGGATGGCGCTCTGAACGCGATCGCCGAATCGAACGGACTCGTCGACAGCGTGACGGACGAAGAGATCATGCAGGCGTACCAGCTTTTGGCGAAAAACGAAGGCGTCTTCTGCGAACCGGCATCTGCCGCATCGCTGGCGGGCATCATCAAGCTGCATCAGGCCGGAAAGCTTCCACAGGGCGTCAAGGTTGCTTGCGTTTTGACCGGAAATGGCCTGAAAGACCCGAACATCGCCCTGAAGCTCGTAGGCGAGGAGCCGCGCTCGGTGCCTGCGACACATGAAGCCGTCATGCAACTGGTTCGCCAGAGCGAAAGCGAAGTCGTGTCATGA
- a CDS encoding homoserine dehydrogenase — MEKQSIKLGLMGFGTVGTGVVRIIQAHQDDLQKQTGLGIEITKILVQDAEKSRNISSMDNLLTTEPAELLDDPDIEVIVEVIGGIHPAKEYILAALERGKHVVTANKDLMALHGAEILNKAQEKGCDVFYEASVAGGIPILRALVEGFSSDRITKMMGIVNGTTNYILTKMSQEGADYSDVLKEAQALGYAEANPTSDVEGFDAARKMAILATLGFRVPMKLEDVDVKGISKVSKEDIAYGKQLGYEIKLLGLARRDGEAIEVSVQPTMVPKSHPLASVNGVFNAVYVHGEAVGETMFYGPGAGELPTATAVVSDLVTVVKNRKLGVNGRGMVAPYKEKILKDDSEKLSKYFLRIVVTDKRGVLAQITQLLADKNISLEQVIQQPYNNGGEAEIIMVTHLSSKSDMDGVIAYMEQMDIVSKIESCYRVEGGDK; from the coding sequence ATGGAGAAGCAAAGCATCAAGCTGGGGTTAATGGGGTTTGGCACAGTAGGGACAGGGGTTGTCCGCATCATCCAGGCGCATCAGGACGACTTGCAAAAGCAGACGGGACTGGGGATTGAGATTACGAAAATTCTCGTGCAGGACGCCGAGAAATCCCGCAATATCAGTTCCATGGATAATCTGCTGACGACAGAACCTGCTGAGCTTCTGGATGATCCGGACATTGAGGTGATCGTCGAGGTCATCGGTGGCATCCATCCGGCGAAGGAGTACATTCTCGCAGCACTGGAGCGCGGCAAGCATGTGGTGACAGCCAACAAAGACTTGATGGCGCTGCACGGCGCTGAAATTTTGAACAAGGCGCAGGAAAAAGGCTGCGACGTGTTTTACGAAGCGAGCGTGGCAGGCGGCATTCCGATCTTGCGCGCGCTGGTGGAAGGCTTCTCCTCTGACCGCATCACCAAAATGATGGGCATCGTCAACGGGACGACCAACTACATTTTGACCAAAATGAGCCAGGAGGGGGCAGACTACAGCGACGTTTTGAAGGAGGCGCAAGCGTTGGGATATGCGGAGGCGAATCCTACCTCTGACGTGGAAGGCTTCGACGCGGCCCGCAAAATGGCGATTCTGGCGACGCTCGGCTTCCGCGTACCGATGAAGCTCGAAGACGTGGACGTCAAAGGAATCAGCAAAGTGAGCAAAGAGGACATCGCCTACGGCAAGCAACTGGGCTATGAGATCAAGCTGCTGGGCCTGGCGAGACGCGATGGGGAAGCGATCGAGGTGAGCGTGCAGCCGACAATGGTGCCAAAATCGCATCCGCTGGCTTCCGTCAACGGCGTGTTCAACGCAGTGTACGTTCACGGCGAAGCGGTTGGCGAGACGATGTTCTATGGGCCGGGCGCGGGCGAGCTTCCGACTGCGACCGCAGTCGTGTCCGACCTCGTTACCGTTGTGAAAAACAGAAAGCTCGGGGTAAACGGACGCGGAATGGTCGCTCCGTACAAAGAAAAAATTCTCAAGGACGACAGCGAAAAGCTGTCCAAATACTTCCTGCGGATCGTAGTGACAGACAAGCGCGGCGTTTTGGCGCAGATCACCCAGCTTTTGGCTGACAAAAACATTTCCCTGGAGCAAGTCATCCAGCAGCCGTACAACAATGGCGGCGAGGCGGAAATCATCATGGTGACGCACCTGTCCTCGAAAAGCGACATGGACGGAGTCATTGCCTACATGGAACAAATGGACATCGTGTCCAAGATTGAAAGCTGCTACCGGGTAGAAGGGGGAGACAAATAA
- a CDS encoding ACT domain-containing protein yields the protein MKREEKFYLIRSDILPESIVKTIEAKKMLESGEVDTVNEAVERVGLSRSAFYKYKDGIFPFNAMMSEKIMTITFSLEHMSGYLSKVLTYVAEQGGNVLTINQTIPLQGIANISMSVDMANLRVSSTEFLESLQEIPGVRKAMIVGRG from the coding sequence GTGAAACGGGAAGAGAAGTTCTACTTGATACGATCTGACATCTTACCAGAATCTATCGTGAAGACGATCGAAGCGAAAAAGATGCTGGAATCCGGCGAAGTGGACACCGTGAATGAGGCAGTGGAGCGGGTGGGACTGAGCCGAAGTGCTTTTTACAAATACAAGGACGGTATCTTTCCCTTCAATGCCATGATGAGCGAAAAGATCATGACGATCACGTTTTCGCTGGAGCACATGTCCGGTTATTTGTCCAAGGTGCTCACGTACGTAGCAGAACAAGGCGGGAACGTGCTGACGATCAACCAGACGATTCCGCTGCAAGGGATTGCCAACATTTCCATGTCTGTCGATATGGCCAACCTGCGCGTATCCAGCACGGAATTTCTGGAAAGCTTGCAAGAAATCCCCGGCGTTCGCAAAGCGATGATCGTCGGCAGAGGGTAA
- a CDS encoding NAD(P)/FAD-dependent oxidoreductase, with product MAKHILILGGGYGGLLSALTARKHMTAEEATITVVNRFPTHQIITELHRLAVGNLSEQNVALPLERLLRGKDINLVIDTVEKIGLESQRVTLASGESIKYDALVIALGSETAFFGIPGLQEYSFTLKSVEEANRLRAHLEERVAEYSKSKNKADATFVVGGGGLTGIELVGEFADMLPNLCRKYGVDFADLSIYCVEAGPSILAGFAPDLVERAKTSLEKRGVQFLTGVPVTEMKETTVCLKDGNTIETKTMVWTGGVQGNRVVAECGIEVNRGRATVTEYLQSTSHPEVFLAGDSAVVMGPEGRPYPPTAQLAWQMGEVVGYNLFAHFNGSKMDTFKPVFSGTLGSLGRKDAIGTIGASQLKLKGLPATLMKEASNVRYLTHINGLSSLAY from the coding sequence ATGGCGAAGCATATTCTCATTTTGGGCGGCGGCTACGGCGGATTGCTGTCCGCTTTGACTGCACGTAAACACATGACGGCTGAAGAAGCGACGATCACGGTTGTGAACCGTTTCCCTACGCACCAAATCATCACGGAGCTGCACCGCTTGGCAGTAGGAAACCTGTCTGAGCAAAACGTGGCGCTGCCACTGGAAAGACTGCTGCGCGGCAAAGATATCAACCTCGTGATTGATACTGTGGAAAAAATCGGCCTCGAATCGCAGCGTGTGACGCTGGCGAGCGGCGAGTCTATCAAATACGATGCACTGGTAATCGCGCTGGGCAGCGAGACGGCATTCTTCGGCATTCCTGGCCTGCAAGAGTACAGCTTCACGCTGAAATCGGTAGAGGAAGCAAACCGTCTGCGCGCGCACCTCGAAGAGCGCGTAGCAGAGTACAGCAAGAGCAAAAACAAGGCAGATGCCACCTTCGTGGTTGGCGGTGGCGGCCTGACCGGGATCGAGCTGGTTGGCGAGTTCGCCGACATGCTGCCGAACCTGTGCCGCAAATACGGCGTAGATTTTGCAGACCTGTCCATCTACTGTGTAGAAGCAGGACCATCCATCCTCGCAGGCTTTGCCCCTGACCTGGTAGAGCGTGCGAAAACAAGCCTGGAAAAACGCGGCGTTCAGTTCCTGACGGGCGTTCCGGTAACTGAAATGAAAGAAACGACGGTATGCTTAAAAGACGGCAACACCATCGAAACCAAAACAATGGTTTGGACAGGCGGCGTGCAAGGCAATCGCGTAGTGGCGGAGTGCGGCATTGAAGTAAATCGCGGCCGTGCAACCGTTACCGAATACTTGCAATCCACTTCTCACCCAGAAGTATTCCTCGCAGGCGACAGCGCGGTCGTGATGGGACCAGAAGGCCGTCCATACCCGCCGACTGCGCAACTGGCATGGCAAATGGGCGAAGTGGTGGGCTACAACCTGTTCGCGCACTTCAACGGCTCCAAAATGGACACGTTCAAGCCGGTATTCTCCGGTACGCTGGGCAGCCTGGGCCGCAAAGACGCCATCGGCACCATCGGCGCAAGCCAACTGAAGCTGAAAGGCTTGCCAGCTACCTTGATGAAGGAAGCGAGCAACGTGCGCTACCTGACTCATATCAACGGCCTGTCCTCGCTGGCCTACTAA
- a CDS encoding DUF1641 domain-containing protein, with the protein MSQTTTQQAQAEVASTATLAPEQQMDVLDQLMKPEIQESLNVLVANLPKLAEMTTILTKTYDLVQTVANDQVLIEDIKGGVEEFVKPISDKAKGIAQAAIEANDRAHAEESTIGLFGMLKMLKDPQVQKTLRFAQAFLEVLAERQQQKR; encoded by the coding sequence ATGTCTCAAACAACCACGCAACAAGCTCAGGCGGAAGTAGCAAGCACCGCTACCCTGGCACCTGAGCAGCAAATGGATGTACTCGATCAGTTGATGAAGCCAGAAATTCAAGAATCCCTGAATGTGTTGGTGGCAAACTTGCCGAAGCTGGCCGAGATGACAACCATCCTCACCAAAACGTACGACCTGGTACAAACCGTAGCCAACGACCAAGTGCTCATCGAAGACATCAAGGGCGGCGTGGAAGAGTTCGTCAAGCCGATCTCTGACAAGGCAAAAGGCATCGCACAAGCGGCGATCGAAGCAAACGACCGCGCGCACGCGGAGGAATCCACTATCGGTTTGTTTGGCATGCTCAAAATGCTGAAAGACCCGCAAGTACAAAAAACATTGCGTTTCGCCCAGGCATTCCTGGAAGTTTTGGCAGAGCGCCAGCAGCAAAAACGCTAA
- a CDS encoding PilZ domain-containing protein, translating into MIDIPSLTPFMADKRLQRGASLPMMISRQVKAPIQVMVEHVKSSYLVVSLEMKAEARTELLGSTVRVRWESDAAINTIDLEVISEETVWPIKLLAMVPVSVGVEIVAGRKQEPISPGIDIRVPYKVMGARPIEEKGEAVLLKLSPTRLILGTEGYVAKGEFLHLSFTVPSTGQEIVMMAKIVEKTFDDKQTVIELIFTDINEKHHQLIKDYYKKLTSAASS; encoded by the coding sequence ATGATTGATATCCCATCCCTTACCCCTTTCATGGCGGACAAACGCCTCCAACGCGGTGCTTCTTTGCCGATGATGATCTCAAGACAGGTCAAAGCGCCCATTCAAGTAATGGTAGAGCATGTCAAAAGCAGTTATCTCGTTGTCTCTCTTGAGATGAAGGCCGAAGCAAGGACCGAACTGCTCGGATCAACGGTACGTGTTCGGTGGGAATCGGATGCGGCTATTAACACGATTGATCTGGAAGTCATTTCAGAAGAAACGGTCTGGCCAATCAAGCTGTTGGCGATGGTTCCGGTCAGCGTCGGCGTCGAGATTGTGGCAGGCCGCAAGCAGGAGCCCATCTCCCCGGGAATCGACATCCGCGTCCCGTACAAGGTGATGGGGGCAAGGCCGATCGAGGAAAAAGGAGAGGCTGTGCTGCTGAAGCTTTCCCCCACACGGCTTATTCTCGGCACAGAAGGCTACGTGGCAAAGGGAGAGTTTCTCCACCTCTCGTTCACAGTTCCGTCGACTGGCCAGGAAATCGTCATGATGGCAAAAATCGTGGAGAAAACTTTCGACGACAAGCAAACCGTGATCGAGTTGATTTTTACGGATATCAATGAAAAGCATCACCAACTCATCAAAGATTACTATAAAAAACTCACGTCTGCCGCTTCTTCCTGA
- the obgE gene encoding GTPase ObgE — protein MFVDQVKVYVKGGDGGNGAVSFRREKYVPLGGPAGGDGGKGGDVVFEVDEGLRTLVDFRYQRHFKAPRGEHGRNKSQHGAGAEDMIVRVPPGTTVIDDDTKEVIADLVEHGQRAVIAKGGRGGRGNIRFANSSNPAPHISENGEPGQERYIVMELKLIADVGLVGYPSVGKSTLLSSVTAAKPKIAAYHFTTLTPNLGVVDLGEQSFVMADLPGLIEGAHEGVGLGHQFLRHVERTRLIVHVIDMAGVDGRDPYEDYLQINRELKLYNLKLEERPQIIAANKMDVPEAAENLRRFKEKVPDVNVFEISAATRQGVQELMYAIGDMLSTIPDKPTVEEVVEVEERVVFRAEKEPEPFEITRDNDVFVVSGEKIEKLVRMTNLNSYDAAQRFARQMRSMGVDEALRKHGAKDGDTVRIGKLEFDFVE, from the coding sequence ATGTTTGTCGATCAGGTAAAAGTTTATGTAAAAGGCGGAGACGGTGGGAACGGAGCCGTTTCTTTTCGCCGGGAGAAGTACGTGCCGCTTGGCGGACCGGCAGGCGGCGATGGCGGTAAAGGCGGCGATGTCGTGTTTGAAGTCGATGAAGGACTGCGCACGCTCGTAGACTTCCGCTACCAAAGACATTTCAAGGCGCCGCGCGGAGAGCACGGACGCAACAAGTCGCAGCACGGAGCCGGAGCGGAGGACATGATCGTCCGCGTACCGCCGGGCACGACCGTCATTGATGACGACACAAAAGAAGTCATTGCCGATCTGGTGGAGCACGGCCAGCGCGCTGTGATCGCCAAAGGCGGACGTGGCGGACGGGGGAACATCCGTTTTGCCAATTCGTCCAATCCCGCCCCACATATTTCGGAGAACGGAGAACCGGGCCAGGAGCGCTACATCGTCATGGAGCTGAAGCTGATTGCGGATGTCGGTCTGGTTGGCTATCCGAGCGTCGGAAAATCGACACTGCTCTCCAGTGTGACTGCGGCGAAGCCAAAGATCGCAGCGTACCATTTTACGACGTTGACGCCGAATCTGGGTGTCGTGGATTTGGGCGAGCAGAGCTTTGTCATGGCTGACTTGCCGGGGCTGATTGAAGGCGCGCACGAAGGTGTGGGGCTTGGCCACCAATTCCTGCGCCACGTGGAGCGCACCCGCCTGATTGTTCACGTCATCGACATGGCAGGGGTGGATGGACGCGATCCTTACGAAGATTACTTGCAGATTAACCGCGAGCTGAAGCTCTACAACCTGAAGCTTGAGGAGCGTCCGCAAATTATCGCGGCCAACAAGATGGACGTGCCGGAAGCGGCGGAAAACTTGCGACGCTTCAAGGAAAAAGTGCCGGATGTCAACGTGTTTGAGATTTCGGCAGCGACCAGACAAGGCGTCCAGGAATTGATGTACGCGATAGGCGACATGCTCTCGACGATTCCGGACAAGCCGACGGTCGAGGAAGTTGTAGAAGTGGAAGAGCGCGTGGTGTTCCGGGCGGAAAAAGAGCCGGAGCCATTCGAGATTACCCGCGACAACGATGTGTTCGTGGTCAGCGGCGAGAAAATCGAGAAGCTGGTGCGCATGACGAACCTCAACAGCTATGACGCCGCTCAGCGCTTCGCAAGACAGATGCGCAGCATGGGCGTGGACGAGGCATTGCGCAAGCACGGCGCAAAAGACGGGGATACCGTTCGGATTGGCAAATTAGAGTTTGACTTTGTGGAGTGA